In Methanothermus fervidus DSM 2088, a single genomic region encodes these proteins:
- a CDS encoding fumarase beta subunit (COGs: COG1838 Tartrate dehydratase beta subunit/Fumarate hydratase class I C-terminal domain~InterPro IPR004647~KEGG: mst:Msp_0791 fumarate hydratase~PFAM: Fe-S type hydro-lyase tartrate/fumarate beta region~PRIAM: Fumarate hydratase~SPTR: Q2NG69 Fumarate hydratase~TIGRFAM: hydro-lyase, Fe-S type, tartrate/fumarate subfamily, beta subunit~PFAM: Fumarase C-terminus~TIGRFAM: hydro-lyases, Fe-S type, tartrate/fumarate subfamily, beta region): MKTLKTPISTKDILELKVGDIVKVNGTIFTARDQAHKKIIKEGPPFDLKGSVIFHAGPIVKNNENFSLVAIGPTTSARMNPFGPKLIRMGVKAIIGKGGMDKNTKKALIKNKAVYLAAVGGCAAMYADKVKKIKSVKWLELGIPEAIWELEVKDFGPLIVAMDSHGGNLYEDVEKKIRHFRDKIRGNDRYTRPHKT, encoded by the coding sequence ATGAAGACTTTGAAAACACCCATATCTACTAAAGATATTTTAGAATTAAAAGTAGGAGACATTGTAAAGGTAAACGGTACAATTTTTACGGCAAGAGATCAAGCTCATAAAAAAATTATAAAAGAAGGACCACCATTCGACCTCAAAGGATCAGTTATTTTTCACGCTGGGCCCATAGTTAAAAATAATGAAAATTTTAGTCTAGTGGCTATAGGTCCTACAACAAGTGCTAGAATGAATCCTTTTGGACCTAAACTTATCCGAATGGGTGTAAAAGCTATTATAGGTAAAGGTGGTATGGATAAAAATACTAAAAAAGCTTTAATAAAAAATAAAGCTGTTTATTTAGCTGCTGTTGGTGGATGCGCTGCTATGTATGCAGATAAAGTGAAAAAAATAAAAAGTGTGAAATGGTTAGAATTAGGAATTCCAGAAGCTATATGGGAATTGGAAGTCAAAGATTTTGGACCATTGATAGTAGCTATGGATTCTCATGGTGGAAATTTATATGAGGATGTTGAAAAGAAAATTAGACACTTCAGAGATAAAATTAGAGGGAATGATAGATACACACGTCCACACAAAACCTGA
- a CDS encoding Queuine/other tRNA-ribosyltransferase (COGs: COG1549 Queuine tRNA-ribosyltransferase contain PUA domain~InterPro IPR002616~KEGG: mth:MTH1877 hypothetical protein~PFAM: Queuine/other tRNA-ribosyltransferase~SPTR: O27905 Conserved protein~PFAM: Queuine tRNA-ribosyltransferase), with protein sequence MIEIIAHDGPARLGKIDGKETPLIIPQEYIDPIFLPLPYDVPRELAEWAVEYTIDKYKSYEGEFAIITGGKYIDLRVKCATKLEELGFTNLVISNGTELLKRPKDLVNLIVKLRKNLKPTTSLSFTFPEPLFIPLLVYMGVDIFPDGICKYYAEFNVLMTPTKSYSLDTYKIYDFDKKELLEYNKKTLDYVIREVKSHIRNGTLRNLVEERAAALPECMSALRILDKEYSDYLQEFTLLY encoded by the coding sequence ATGATAGAGATAATAGCTCACGACGGTCCTGCTAGATTAGGAAAAATTGATGGTAAAGAAACACCACTTATAATTCCACAGGAATATATAGACCCCATCTTTCTTCCACTACCTTATGATGTGCCGAGGGAATTAGCAGAGTGGGCAGTTGAATATACTATAGACAAATATAAAAGTTATGAAGGTGAGTTTGCAATAATTACTGGTGGAAAATACATTGATCTTAGAGTCAAATGCGCAACAAAACTTGAAGAATTGGGATTTACAAATTTAGTGATAAGTAACGGAACCGAATTACTTAAAAGACCAAAAGATCTTGTTAACCTAATTGTAAAATTACGAAAAAATCTTAAACCCACTACTTCTTTATCCTTTACATTTCCTGAACCTTTGTTTATACCACTTTTAGTCTACATGGGAGTGGATATTTTTCCTGATGGAATATGTAAGTATTATGCTGAATTTAATGTCTTAATGACACCAACAAAATCTTATTCTTTAGATACATACAAAATCTATGACTTTGATAAAAAAGAGTTGCTTGAATACAATAAAAAAACATTAGATTATGTAATAAGAGAAGTAAAATCCCATATACGTAATGGAACGTTAAGAAATCTTGTGGAAGAAAGAGCAGCAGCATTGCCTGAATGTATGTCAGCATTAAGAATTCTTGATAAAGAATATAGTGACTATCTTCAGGAATTTACCTTACTTTATTAA
- a CDS encoding conserved hypothetical protein (KEGG: mth:MTH1908 hypothetical protein~SPTR: O27930 Putative uncharacterized protein) — MDTDAKITSIHTVSGIIAGFISYILSSGTLPIIGKNEALATFVGVIILLVVGNLCEKWFSKEEVGGFKGWFASGVIPFSLVWFLVWAMLLTMNLHPLHANPLPQGK; from the coding sequence TTGGATACGGATGCTAAAATTACAAGTATTCATACAGTTTCGGGCATAATAGCCGGATTTATTTCATATATCTTATCCTCCGGTACTTTGCCAATTATAGGTAAAAATGAAGCCTTAGCAACATTCGTTGGAGTCATAATTTTATTAGTAGTTGGAAATTTATGTGAAAAATGGTTTAGTAAAGAAGAAGTTGGTGGTTTTAAAGGATGGTTTGCAAGTGGTGTTATACCATTCTCATTAGTTTGGTTTTTAGTTTGGGCAATGTTATTAACCATGAACTTACATCCATTGCATGCAAATCCACTTCCACAAGGAAAATAA